The Macaca nemestrina isolate mMacNem1 chromosome 12, mMacNem.hap1, whole genome shotgun sequence genome contains a region encoding:
- the LOC105464609 gene encoding large ribosomal subunit protein uL16m isoform X2: MRERALIKGFLGYVSIPEKPKLRFIERAPLVPKVRREPKNLSDIRGPSTEATEFTEGNFAILALGGGYLHWGHFEMMRLTINRSMDPKNMFAIWRVPAPFKPITRKGVGHRMGGGKGAVDHYVTPVKAGRLLVEMGGRCEFKEVQGFLDQVAHKLPFAAKAVSRETLEKMRKDQEERERNNQNPWTFERIATANMLGIRKVLSPYDLTHKGKHWGKFYMPKRV; the protein is encoded by the exons ATGAGAGAAAGAGCATTGATCAAAGGATTCCTAGGTT ATGTTTCCATTCCTGAAAAACCCAAGCTTAGATTTATTGAAAGGGCACCACTTGTGCCAAAAGTAAGAAGAGAGCCTAAAAATTTGAGTGACATACGGGGACCTTCCACTGAAGCTACGGAGTTCACAGAAGGCAATTTTGCAATCTTG GCGTTGGGTGGTGGCTACCTGCATTGGGGCCACTTTGAAATGATGCGCCTGACAATCAACCGCTCTATGGACCCCAAGAACATGTTTGCCATATGGCGAGTACCAGCCCCTTTCAAGCCCATCACTCGCAAAGGTGTTGGGCACCGCATGGGGGGAGGCAAAGGTGCCGTTGACCACTACGTGACACCTGTGAAGGCTGGCCgccttttagtagagatgggtgggCGTTGTGAATTCAAAGAAGTGCAAGGTTTCCTTGACCAGGTTGCCCACAAGTTGCCCTTCGCAGCAAAGGCTGTGAGCCGCGAGACTCTAGAGAAGATGCGAAAAGATCAAGAGGAAAGAGAACGTAACAACCAAAACCCCTGGACATTTGAGCGAATAGCCACTGCCAACATGCTGGGCATACGGAAAGTACTGAGCCCATATGACTTGACCCACAAGGGGAAACACTGGGGCAAGTTCTACATGCCCAAACGTGTGTAG
- the LOC105464609 gene encoding large ribosomal subunit protein uL16m isoform X1 has product MWRLLARASAPLLRVRLSDSWAPLPASAGLKTLLPVPSFEDVSIPEKPKLRFIERAPLVPKVRREPKNLSDIRGPSTEATEFTEGNFAILALGGGYLHWGHFEMMRLTINRSMDPKNMFAIWRVPAPFKPITRKGVGHRMGGGKGAVDHYVTPVKAGRLLVEMGGRCEFKEVQGFLDQVAHKLPFAAKAVSRETLEKMRKDQEERERNNQNPWTFERIATANMLGIRKVLSPYDLTHKGKHWGKFYMPKRV; this is encoded by the exons ATTCTTGGGCACCCCTCCCCGCCAGTGCTGGCCTAAAGACACTGCTCCCAGTACCAAGTTTTGAAG ATGTTTCCATTCCTGAAAAACCCAAGCTTAGATTTATTGAAAGGGCACCACTTGTGCCAAAAGTAAGAAGAGAGCCTAAAAATTTGAGTGACATACGGGGACCTTCCACTGAAGCTACGGAGTTCACAGAAGGCAATTTTGCAATCTTG GCGTTGGGTGGTGGCTACCTGCATTGGGGCCACTTTGAAATGATGCGCCTGACAATCAACCGCTCTATGGACCCCAAGAACATGTTTGCCATATGGCGAGTACCAGCCCCTTTCAAGCCCATCACTCGCAAAGGTGTTGGGCACCGCATGGGGGGAGGCAAAGGTGCCGTTGACCACTACGTGACACCTGTGAAGGCTGGCCgccttttagtagagatgggtgggCGTTGTGAATTCAAAGAAGTGCAAGGTTTCCTTGACCAGGTTGCCCACAAGTTGCCCTTCGCAGCAAAGGCTGTGAGCCGCGAGACTCTAGAGAAGATGCGAAAAGATCAAGAGGAAAGAGAACGTAACAACCAAAACCCCTGGACATTTGAGCGAATAGCCACTGCCAACATGCTGGGCATACGGAAAGTACTGAGCCCATATGACTTGACCCACAAGGGGAAACACTGGGGCAAGTTCTACATGCCCAAACGTGTGTAG